The Akkermansia muciniphila genome contains a region encoding:
- a CDS encoding polyphenol oxidase family protein, with protein sequence METPAFLKPIQSYPGEIVQFIERIPGVDVTGDRETVLERLEPYHRAEVEALGWRWKDLRRAEQVHGTKAALVGDIGSNYPVEGADSLICSGVSDCVLAIYVADCAAVWLYDKEHCHRSLIHSGKAGTAGNIVANTIKSMKKCLGVDPANLIAVISPCIRPPHYEEDIPTAIKAQLLEEGVPEDQIHDSGLDTASDTKRFYSYRVEKGQTGRMLALFGPDHATRPHPIIL encoded by the coding sequence ATGGAAACGCCTGCATTCTTGAAGCCCATCCAGTCCTACCCTGGGGAAATCGTCCAGTTCATTGAAAGAATTCCGGGAGTGGACGTAACCGGAGACCGGGAAACCGTGCTGGAACGGCTGGAACCGTACCACCGCGCGGAAGTGGAAGCCCTGGGCTGGCGGTGGAAGGACCTGCGCCGCGCCGAGCAGGTGCACGGCACCAAGGCGGCCCTGGTGGGGGACATCGGCTCCAATTATCCCGTGGAGGGCGCGGACAGCCTGATCTGTTCCGGGGTTTCCGACTGCGTGCTTGCCATTTACGTGGCGGACTGCGCCGCCGTCTGGCTGTACGACAAGGAACACTGCCACCGCTCCCTGATCCATTCAGGAAAGGCGGGAACCGCCGGCAACATTGTGGCCAACACCATCAAGTCCATGAAAAAATGCCTGGGGGTGGACCCGGCCAACCTGATCGCCGTCATTTCCCCCTGCATCCGTCCCCCCCACTACGAGGAAGACATCCCCACGGCCATCAAGGCCCAGCTTCTGGAGGAAGGGGTGCCGGAAGACCAGATTCATGACTCCGGCCTGGACACGGCGTCCGATACCAAGCGTTTTTATTCCTACCGCGTGGAAAAAGGCCAGACGGGCCGCATGCTGGCCCTCTTCGGTCCGGACCACGCCACGCGCCCGCACCCGATCATTCTTTAA
- the fabD gene encoding ACP S-malonyltransferase, translating to MDAVLLFSGQGAQKVGMGKDLYDQYPAARALIEQADKALGESLSSIMFEGPGEELTRTCNCQPALYVHGLACLAVLKELVPSLNPVAAAGLSLGEFTAHAAAGTYSFEEGLRLVQKRGAFMEEACNATKGTMAAMIGGTDENVIKLAQECDVDVANFNCPGQTVVSGTEEGVDKAIAGAKAAGCKIAKKLNVAGAYHSRLMHSAMVKLAEELKNVSFGTPSMPVYCNYEARVVEGPDDIRNVLEHQVCGSVRWTASMQKLVDQGHRLFIELGPGKTLAGMMGRICKDATVISIEDVPSLEAAVAELNK from the coding sequence ATGGACGCAGTACTATTGTTTTCCGGACAAGGTGCCCAGAAAGTGGGCATGGGTAAAGATTTGTATGACCAGTATCCTGCCGCCAGGGCCCTGATTGAGCAGGCGGACAAGGCGCTTGGGGAATCCCTCTCCTCCATCATGTTTGAAGGCCCCGGCGAAGAACTGACGCGCACCTGCAACTGCCAGCCCGCTCTCTACGTGCACGGCCTGGCCTGCCTGGCCGTCCTGAAGGAACTGGTGCCTTCCCTGAACCCCGTGGCCGCTGCCGGTCTTTCCCTGGGTGAATTCACGGCACATGCCGCCGCTGGAACCTACTCCTTTGAGGAAGGCCTGCGCTTGGTCCAGAAGCGCGGCGCTTTCATGGAGGAAGCCTGCAACGCCACAAAGGGCACCATGGCCGCCATGATTGGCGGGACGGATGAAAACGTCATCAAGCTCGCCCAGGAATGCGATGTGGACGTAGCCAACTTCAACTGCCCGGGCCAGACGGTCGTTTCCGGCACGGAGGAAGGCGTGGACAAGGCCATTGCCGGAGCCAAAGCCGCCGGGTGCAAGATCGCCAAGAAGCTCAACGTGGCGGGCGCCTACCACTCCCGCCTGATGCACAGCGCCATGGTGAAACTGGCAGAGGAACTTAAGAATGTCTCCTTCGGCACGCCCTCCATGCCCGTTTACTGCAACTATGAAGCCCGCGTGGTGGAAGGCCCGGACGACATCCGCAACGTGCTGGAACACCAGGTATGCGGTTCCGTGCGCTGGACGGCCTCCATGCAGAAGCTGGTGGATCAGGGGCACCGCTTGTTCATTGAACTGGGGCCGGGCAAAACGCTGGCCGGCATGATGGGCCGCATCTGCAAGGATGCCACGGTCATTTCCATAGAAGACGTGCCCAGCCTGGAAGCGGCCGTTGCGGAGCTGAACAAGTAA
- a CDS encoding TIGR00730 family Rossman fold protein, with protein sequence MKHPDFLDNRDFTGEDQRRPSTMSMDNSYQALEGIVKKLSEVASTRHDPRYLQEYIKTGINMAQSAASDHDFTVLIRSGREMYRANCVFAPYRHIRKISVFGSARIREDEPAYETARDFAREASDQGYLVITGGGPGIMQAANEGAGEERSFGLNITLPYEQTSNHVVAHSDKLINFYYFFVRKLNFVAESDAMVALPGGFGTMDEVFETLTLIQTGKATIYPVVLLDSPGKTFWLNWLAFIRVELVDSGLISEDDLHLIHVTKNPAEAMEHIDRFYRIFHSYRFIKDTIVIRLNTHLPAQWVEHLERDFQDLILPGGKMVQTGPLPDEADEPHLNRLPRLVFPIKRGNYGRLRLLIDRINQTPSRTYSPPSHV encoded by the coding sequence ATGAAGCATCCTGATTTTTTGGACAATAGGGATTTCACGGGGGAAGACCAGCGGCGCCCGTCCACCATGTCCATGGACAACAGCTACCAGGCTCTGGAAGGAATCGTCAAAAAGCTCTCCGAGGTAGCCTCCACCCGGCACGATCCCCGCTACCTCCAGGAATATATCAAGACGGGCATCAACATGGCGCAGTCCGCCGCTTCCGACCATGATTTCACCGTCCTGATCCGCTCCGGGCGGGAGATGTACCGCGCCAACTGCGTTTTTGCGCCGTACCGCCACATCCGCAAGATTTCCGTTTTCGGCTCCGCCCGCATCAGGGAGGACGAGCCCGCCTATGAAACGGCGCGGGATTTTGCCAGGGAGGCCAGCGACCAGGGTTACCTGGTCATTACGGGGGGCGGCCCCGGCATCATGCAGGCGGCCAATGAAGGCGCCGGGGAGGAACGCTCCTTCGGCCTGAACATCACCCTGCCGTATGAGCAGACCTCCAACCACGTGGTGGCCCACAGCGACAAGCTGATCAATTTTTACTATTTCTTTGTCAGAAAGCTGAATTTCGTGGCGGAAAGCGACGCCATGGTGGCGCTCCCCGGCGGCTTCGGCACCATGGACGAGGTGTTTGAAACCCTCACCCTGATCCAGACGGGAAAGGCCACCATTTACCCCGTCGTGCTGCTGGACTCCCCCGGCAAGACCTTCTGGCTGAACTGGCTGGCCTTCATCCGCGTGGAGCTGGTGGATTCCGGCCTGATTTCCGAGGATGACCTGCACCTGATCCACGTCACCAAGAACCCGGCGGAGGCCATGGAGCACATTGACCGGTTCTACCGCATTTTCCACTCCTACCGTTTTATCAAGGATACCATCGTCATCCGCCTGAACACGCACCTGCCCGCCCAGTGGGTGGAGCATCTGGAACGGGACTTCCAGGACCTGATCCTGCCCGGAGGAAAGATGGTGCAGACCGGGCCCCTGCCCGACGAGGCGGACGAGCCCCATCTGAACCGCCTGCCCCGCCTCGTCTTCCCCATCAAGCGCGGCAATTACGGCAGGCTGAGGCTGCTGATCGACCGCATCAACCAGACGCCCAGCAGGACTTATTCCCCCCCGTCCCATGTCTGA
- the rplQ gene encoding 50S ribosomal protein L17, with translation MRHGVKTSKLQRNASHRRALLANQACSLILNGRITTTLAKAKALRPYVEKLITLAKRGDVHSRRLATATIHNTTAVKRLFDEIAPLCAERKGGYTRIIKLGQRLTDSALVAMIEIIDLPRETAEKEEAPATTEATA, from the coding sequence ATGAGACACGGTGTAAAAACCTCCAAGCTTCAGCGCAACGCTTCTCACCGCAGGGCTTTGCTCGCCAACCAGGCATGCAGCCTCATCCTCAACGGACGCATCACCACCACCCTGGCGAAGGCCAAGGCCCTCCGTCCCTACGTGGAAAAGCTCATTACGCTTGCCAAGCGCGGTGACGTGCACTCCCGCCGCCTGGCTACCGCCACCATTCATAACACGACCGCCGTCAAGCGCCTGTTTGATGAAATCGCTCCCCTCTGTGCGGAACGCAAGGGCGGTTATACCCGCATCATCAAGCTGGGCCAGCGCCTCACGGACTCCGCTCTCGTGGCCATGATCGAAATCATCGATCTGCCCCGTGAAACGGCTGAAAAGGAAGAAGCTCCCGCTACCACGGAAGCCACGGCCTAA
- a CDS encoding prepilin peptidase has protein sequence MSEAFPAWLVPLVFGLMGACIGSFLNVVIYRVPLGISVNDPARSFCPECGEPIPWYLNIPVLSWLVLRGKSACCGTPVSFRYCLVELLTALLFAAMGWKYADASAGAAVLLCAWSAIAIVIIFIDAEHLIVFRTQTLIGAAAGVGACSLYPFLLPDNDVMTWTDAFTAAVLGGAAGYAVIRLVIELGKLLFGTWKQHFDAPAPWSLREPESEQEELQLIIDGQSHDWSMLFHRASDKAVISGGSVTIDGNVLPPGAVTLRQDRIELENGDVFQLEDLESVEGSLTDIHAQREAMGSGDAWILMMAGCVGGWQGAVFCLFIGSLLGIVQAVISRMGFGRNLPFGPALLSAAFIWLLGGDRWWLAYIRFISGE, from the coding sequence ATGTCTGAAGCCTTTCCCGCGTGGCTGGTTCCCCTGGTCTTCGGCCTGATGGGAGCGTGCATAGGTTCCTTCCTGAACGTGGTCATTTACCGGGTGCCCCTGGGCATTTCCGTGAATGACCCGGCGCGTTCCTTCTGTCCGGAATGCGGGGAACCCATCCCGTGGTACCTGAACATCCCGGTACTGAGCTGGCTGGTTCTCAGGGGAAAATCCGCCTGCTGCGGAACCCCTGTCAGCTTCCGCTACTGCCTGGTGGAGCTGCTCACGGCCCTGCTCTTCGCGGCCATGGGATGGAAGTATGCGGACGCCTCCGCGGGGGCCGCCGTCCTGCTTTGCGCATGGAGCGCCATAGCCATCGTCATCATCTTCATTGACGCGGAGCATCTGATCGTCTTCCGCACCCAGACGCTCATCGGCGCCGCGGCAGGGGTGGGGGCCTGCTCCCTTTATCCTTTTCTCCTGCCGGACAATGACGTCATGACCTGGACGGACGCCTTCACGGCGGCGGTGCTGGGAGGCGCCGCCGGATATGCCGTCATCAGGCTGGTGATTGAACTGGGCAAGCTCCTGTTCGGGACCTGGAAGCAGCATTTTGACGCTCCGGCCCCGTGGAGCCTGAGGGAACCGGAATCAGAGCAGGAGGAATTGCAGCTCATCATTGACGGGCAGTCTCATGACTGGTCCATGCTTTTCCACCGCGCCTCTGACAAGGCCGTCATTTCCGGAGGCTCCGTCACTATTGACGGGAACGTTCTTCCGCCCGGCGCCGTCACCCTGCGCCAGGACAGGATAGAGCTGGAGAACGGTGACGTTTTCCAGCTGGAAGACCTGGAAAGCGTGGAGGGGAGCCTGACGGATATTCATGCGCAGCGGGAGGCCATGGGGTCCGGAGACGCGTGGATTCTGATGATGGCCGGATGCGTGGGCGGCTGGCAGGGCGCCGTGTTCTGCCTTTTCATCGGCTCCCTGCTGGGGATTGTGCAGGCAGTCATTTCACGCATGGGTTTCGGCCGGAATCTCCCCTTCGGTCCCGCGTTGCTCAGCGCCGCCTTCATCTGGCTGCTGGGGGGCGACCGGTGGTGGCTGGCCTATATCCGCTTCATTTCCGGAGAATAA
- a CDS encoding outer membrane lipoprotein-sorting protein, which yields MAAVVLSLAPSFSQQAAPDAGQLLKRVRQGATLQENKDVKGQIRRRSVKVPFSMSLRGNLIAFQYQLDNAWNRFDLKFKDRGQEILSWKGGKSGVLPVSQYAVPIAGTDVTYEDLSMRYLYWPQAKIVRDDAASTVKGRDCWIVQIPNPNPKVGQYAWVRVWIDKENGAMWQVDGIDGRGELAKRFMIDSVMKLKDGSWFFKRMKVEVRDPANPRRTVSVSYIDMDSPE from the coding sequence ATGGCCGCCGTGGTCCTTTCCCTGGCTCCTTCATTCTCCCAGCAGGCGGCCCCGGACGCCGGGCAGCTGCTGAAAAGGGTGCGCCAGGGGGCGACCCTTCAGGAAAACAAGGACGTGAAGGGGCAGATACGCAGGCGCAGCGTGAAGGTTCCCTTTTCCATGAGCCTGCGCGGCAACCTGATTGCCTTCCAGTACCAGCTGGACAATGCCTGGAACAGGTTTGACCTGAAGTTCAAGGACCGCGGCCAGGAAATCCTCTCTTGGAAAGGCGGGAAATCCGGCGTTCTGCCGGTCTCTCAGTACGCGGTCCCCATTGCCGGGACGGACGTGACGTATGAAGACCTCTCCATGCGCTACCTGTACTGGCCCCAGGCCAAGATCGTCCGGGACGACGCGGCAAGCACGGTAAAGGGCCGGGACTGCTGGATCGTCCAGATTCCCAACCCCAACCCCAAGGTGGGGCAGTATGCCTGGGTGCGCGTCTGGATTGACAAGGAAAACGGCGCCATGTGGCAGGTGGACGGCATTGACGGCCGCGGGGAGCTGGCCAAACGGTTCATGATTGATTCCGTGATGAAGCTGAAGGACGGCTCCTGGTTCTTCAAGAGGATGAAGGTGGAAGTGAGGGACCCCGCCAACCCCCGCAGGACGGTATCCGTCAGCTACATTGACATGGACAGCCCGGAGTAG
- the secD gene encoding protein translocase subunit SecD yields the protein MNLLASADTLPAAGGTSAPLAFIYDLFSNPLFIFIGGLVLLGVFFWYLGSDQDRVKRNAGTIFIIGIASFSLFSLFQQGLKYGIDIAGGVSFTLSVEPNIGDDGKPIPLTDQAMEQACVILTERLNSTGANDVIIRPKKKDNLNLIEVQIPAADPAKREETKAILTKVAKLQILPVHPRNNELVAEGRIRVPGYRLYEYTFKNGKGEDVKEKIFLEKRESLTGKDIVRAGVDLARPGHVNVTLSNEGADKMYNLTSRMQLGHDRMAIVLDDVVKSAPTVQAILSKSFEISGLDAPGEAEALTKVLSNPLTNKLNFESASEISASLGHTALLQGEYAGITGLILCFIMMIIYYRFAGLVAIMGLTINALLLLGAMSIFGFELTLPGIAGIVLTLGVAVDANVLIYERLREEKEAGRPFRVAIRNSFDKAFSAIFDSNITSLITAVILYWMATGTIKGFAVTLTVGVITSMIGAILVTRVLFYWADTVGMMKDVKFLNLFKNKSNINFMGQKVWSCSLSAILLLICLAVGAMKGKDCLGMDFTGGSSISYLVNKNEVSFREAESVVNKLALTQKATVQEVAESTDSSKVNILVNFSDNAQDKTAITNALNKAFPVLKDAPFSEETIGQSMGYDTLITSAWALFFGILGIMVYLTVRFEWTFAIGAVIALTHDVLLVLGLVIISGTELNVIHIGALLTVAGYSINDKIIVFDRIREFLRFSDPNESAENIMNEAINQTLSRTLLTSLSTLSVLVCLYFFGGPSMEDFAWTISAGILIGTYSSIFIASPAALLFSRKHGLHAEVKEAMKAGA from the coding sequence ATGAATCTCCTGGCATCTGCCGATACTCTACCCGCGGCCGGCGGAACGTCCGCTCCCCTCGCGTTTATTTACGATCTCTTCAGCAACCCTCTTTTCATTTTCATCGGCGGTCTGGTATTGCTGGGCGTGTTTTTCTGGTACCTGGGTTCCGACCAGGACAGGGTCAAGCGCAACGCCGGGACGATCTTCATCATCGGCATCGCGTCCTTCTCCCTCTTCTCCCTCTTCCAGCAGGGCCTGAAGTACGGCATTGACATTGCCGGGGGCGTCTCCTTCACGCTGAGCGTGGAACCGAACATCGGGGATGACGGCAAGCCCATTCCGCTGACGGACCAGGCCATGGAACAGGCGTGCGTCATCCTGACGGAACGCCTTAACAGCACCGGGGCCAATGACGTCATCATCCGCCCGAAGAAGAAGGACAACCTGAACCTCATTGAAGTGCAGATTCCCGCCGCGGACCCCGCCAAGCGCGAGGAAACCAAGGCCATTCTGACGAAGGTCGCCAAGCTGCAAATTCTCCCCGTCCATCCGCGCAACAATGAACTGGTGGCGGAGGGCCGCATCCGCGTTCCCGGCTACCGCCTGTATGAATACACCTTCAAGAATGGCAAGGGCGAAGACGTTAAGGAAAAAATCTTTCTGGAAAAGCGTGAATCCCTGACGGGCAAGGACATTGTCCGCGCCGGGGTGGACCTGGCCCGTCCCGGCCATGTCAACGTCACCCTCAGCAACGAGGGGGCGGACAAGATGTACAACCTCACCTCCCGTATGCAGCTGGGCCATGACCGCATGGCCATTGTGCTGGATGACGTGGTCAAGAGCGCCCCCACGGTCCAGGCCATCCTTTCCAAGAGCTTTGAAATCAGCGGGCTGGATGCCCCCGGGGAGGCGGAAGCGCTGACGAAGGTGCTTTCCAACCCCCTGACCAACAAGCTCAACTTTGAATCCGCCAGTGAAATCTCCGCCTCCCTGGGCCATACGGCCCTGCTTCAGGGGGAATACGCGGGCATTACGGGCCTGATCCTGTGCTTCATCATGATGATCATCTACTACCGCTTTGCCGGGCTGGTGGCTATCATGGGCCTGACGATCAACGCCCTGCTTCTGCTGGGGGCCATGTCCATCTTCGGCTTTGAACTGACGCTGCCGGGCATTGCCGGTATCGTGCTGACCCTGGGCGTGGCGGTGGACGCGAACGTGCTGATCTATGAACGCCTGCGGGAAGAAAAGGAAGCCGGGCGCCCCTTCCGCGTGGCCATCCGCAACTCCTTTGACAAGGCCTTCTCCGCCATTTTTGACTCCAACATCACCTCCCTCATTACCGCCGTCATCCTGTACTGGATGGCTACCGGCACCATCAAGGGCTTTGCCGTCACGCTGACGGTGGGCGTTATTACCTCCATGATCGGGGCCATCCTGGTCACCCGCGTCCTGTTCTACTGGGCGGATACGGTGGGCATGATGAAGGACGTCAAATTCCTGAACCTCTTCAAGAACAAGAGCAACATCAACTTCATGGGCCAGAAGGTATGGTCCTGCTCCCTGTCCGCCATCCTCCTGTTAATCTGCCTGGCGGTGGGCGCCATGAAGGGCAAGGACTGCCTGGGCATGGACTTCACCGGCGGTTCCTCCATCTCCTACCTGGTGAACAAGAATGAGGTATCCTTCCGGGAAGCTGAGAGCGTGGTCAACAAGCTGGCCCTGACCCAGAAGGCCACCGTGCAGGAAGTGGCTGAATCCACGGACAGCAGCAAGGTGAACATCCTGGTCAACTTTTCTGACAACGCCCAGGACAAGACGGCCATCACCAACGCGTTGAACAAAGCCTTTCCCGTGTTGAAGGATGCCCCGTTCAGTGAAGAAACCATTGGCCAGTCCATGGGTTACGACACGCTCATCACTTCCGCCTGGGCCCTCTTCTTCGGCATTCTGGGCATCATGGTTTACCTGACGGTGCGGTTTGAATGGACCTTCGCCATCGGTGCCGTTATCGCCCTGACGCATGACGTGCTGCTGGTGCTGGGGCTGGTGATCATCAGCGGAACGGAGCTGAACGTCATCCACATCGGCGCGCTGTTAACGGTGGCCGGCTACTCCATCAATGACAAGATCATCGTGTTTGACCGCATCCGTGAATTCCTCCGGTTCTCGGACCCGAATGAAAGTGCGGAAAACATCATGAATGAGGCCATCAACCAGACGCTCTCCCGTACCCTCCTGACCTCCCTCTCCACGCTGTCCGTGCTGGTGTGCCTGTACTTCTTCGGCGGTCCTTCCATGGAAGACTTCGCCTGGACGATCTCCGCGGGTATCCTGATCGGCACGTACTCCTCCATCTTCATCGCCTCCCCGGCGGCCCTCCTGTTCTCCAGGAAGCATGGTCTGCACGCGGAAGTGAAGGAAGCCATGAAGGCCGGAGCCTGA
- a CDS encoding DNA-directed RNA polymerase subunit alpha, giving the protein MSENETTTAEETAVTTLARFEVPSRLEKIEDPNDANHLTFVAEPFENGYGHTLGNSLRRVLLGSLEGAAITSVRIAGAQHEFSSLPGVVEDVTEIVLNLKKVKFKHNGKEPRLLSLRVHKQGVVTAADIADDTTYQVVNPDQIICTLDQDTLFECEFQVRVGRGFSTGDENKVPDMPIGVIPIDSIFSPVTRVKYSVQNTRVGQMTDYDKLTLEVWTDGRIAPADAMLQASAILRHHLDVFVNYDDKQVNFEEAPSAVQDEETARLRKLLNMSVNEIELSVRAANCLNNANITTVGQLAMKSESEMLKYRNFGKKSLNEIKDKLLELGLSLGVQVDPSLLTGPVPQAKPRLGLEEESPVGLADLIAANIEDDDD; this is encoded by the coding sequence ATGTCGGAAAACGAAACCACTACTGCAGAAGAAACGGCCGTGACCACGCTGGCCCGCTTTGAAGTCCCCAGCCGTCTGGAAAAAATTGAAGACCCGAATGATGCGAATCATCTGACCTTCGTCGCGGAACCGTTTGAAAACGGTTACGGCCACACGCTCGGCAACTCCCTGCGCCGCGTTCTTCTGGGCTCTCTTGAAGGCGCCGCCATCACCTCCGTCCGCATCGCCGGCGCGCAGCATGAATTCTCCTCTCTGCCCGGTGTGGTGGAAGACGTGACGGAAATTGTGCTGAACCTGAAAAAAGTCAAGTTCAAGCACAACGGCAAGGAACCGCGCCTGCTCTCCCTGCGCGTGCACAAGCAGGGCGTCGTGACCGCCGCCGACATCGCCGACGACACCACCTACCAAGTGGTCAACCCCGATCAGATCATCTGCACCCTGGACCAGGATACCCTGTTTGAATGTGAATTCCAGGTGCGCGTCGGCCGCGGCTTCTCCACCGGCGACGAAAACAAGGTGCCGGACATGCCCATCGGCGTGATCCCGATCGACTCCATTTTCTCCCCGGTCACCCGTGTGAAGTATTCCGTTCAGAATACCCGTGTGGGCCAGATGACCGACTATGACAAGCTGACGCTTGAAGTCTGGACGGACGGCCGCATTGCCCCGGCAGACGCCATGCTCCAGGCCTCCGCCATTCTGCGCCACCACCTGGACGTGTTCGTCAACTATGACGACAAGCAGGTCAACTTTGAAGAAGCGCCTTCCGCCGTCCAGGACGAGGAAACGGCCCGCCTGCGCAAGCTGCTCAACATGAGCGTCAACGAAATCGAGCTTTCCGTGCGCGCCGCCAACTGCCTCAACAACGCCAACATCACTACCGTTGGCCAGCTCGCCATGAAGAGCGAAAGCGAAATGCTCAAGTACCGCAACTTCGGCAAAAAATCCCTCAACGAGATCAAGGACAAGCTGCTGGAACTGGGCCTTTCCCTGGGCGTCCAGGTGGATCCCTCCCTGCTTACCGGCCCCGTGCCGCAGGCCAAGCCGCGCCTGGGTCTGGAAGAGGAAAGCCCCGTGGGCCTGGCAGACCTGATTGCCGCCAACATCGAAGACGACGACGACTAA
- a CDS encoding EF-hand domain-containing protein, producing MTKQILIAAAFAACSAFAQDAPPPPAPDSPSDAPGMQPPPERRGGPRNRAGGPNRQGPRPQQAELRLKRIDPGIMIIGEELVMAKYDTDKDGKLSDEEIAVLQADVKKAQEAKKAAILKKFDKDGDGKLSKEERKAMQDEWLKDNPEAAKRMEEMKARQEARKAEMLKKYDKDGDGKLSDEEKKAMRDDWAKDHPEAAKRMEEMKARQEAHAARMVKEFDKDGDGKLSPEELQAIPPHHGKPGPHHAAPGGPKGPEAPGMDGPRRPGGPRAEVPRAPRGPEGRRGGEGRRGDGDRGPRGNRPDGPRPQLDPNRAPIMAAGWILIEEKYDADKDGKLNEAEMAQLNADASKALEARRAARREARKAARGNNDMPPPPAPVQEDGDDE from the coding sequence ATGACCAAGCAAATATTGATCGCCGCGGCCTTTGCCGCATGCTCCGCGTTCGCCCAGGACGCACCGCCGCCCCCGGCACCGGACTCCCCTTCCGACGCTCCGGGAATGCAGCCGCCCCCTGAACGAAGGGGAGGCCCCCGCAACCGGGCAGGAGGCCCGAACCGCCAGGGTCCCCGTCCGCAACAGGCCGAACTCCGGCTGAAGAGGATTGATCCCGGCATCATGATCATCGGTGAAGAACTGGTGATGGCCAAGTACGATACCGACAAGGACGGCAAGCTTTCCGACGAGGAAATAGCCGTTCTGCAGGCGGACGTCAAGAAAGCCCAGGAAGCGAAGAAAGCCGCTATCCTGAAGAAGTTTGACAAGGACGGAGACGGCAAACTTTCCAAGGAGGAGAGGAAGGCCATGCAGGACGAATGGCTGAAGGACAATCCGGAAGCCGCCAAGCGCATGGAGGAGATGAAGGCCCGCCAGGAAGCCCGCAAGGCCGAGATGCTGAAGAAATATGACAAGGACGGAGACGGCAAGCTTTCCGACGAAGAAAAGAAAGCCATGCGTGACGACTGGGCCAAGGACCATCCGGAAGCCGCCAAGCGCATGGAGGAAATGAAGGCCCGCCAGGAAGCCCACGCCGCCAGAATGGTCAAGGAGTTTGACAAGGACGGCGACGGCAAGCTTTCCCCGGAAGAGCTCCAGGCCATTCCGCCCCATCACGGGAAACCCGGTCCGCACCATGCGGCCCCCGGCGGTCCCAAGGGACCGGAAGCGCCCGGAATGGACGGTCCGCGCCGTCCCGGAGGCCCCAGGGCTGAAGTCCCCCGCGCACCCAGGGGACCGGAAGGCCGCAGAGGCGGTGAAGGACGCCGTGGAGACGGAGACCGCGGCCCCCGCGGCAACCGTCCGGACGGCCCCCGCCCCCAGTTGGACCCCAACCGCGCCCCGATCATGGCCGCCGGCTGGATACTGATCGAAGAGAAGTATGACGCCGACAAGGACGGCAAGCTGAATGAAGCTGAAATGGCGCAGCTTAATGCGGACGCCTCCAAGGCTCTGGAAGCCCGCCGCGCCGCCCGCAGGGAAGCCAGAAAGGCGGCCCGCGGCAATAACGACATGCCTCCCCCTCCCGCCCCGGTGCAGGAAGACGGGGATGATGAATAA
- a CDS encoding polysaccharide deacetylase family protein codes for MKKRLFLACALALGLSACSHQDQTERPVQPGAPVKTSFSPVTAPGKKPDRPAVKLPDKSVPPPSVSPSYNDTPLSPRIPGVTVNRVAVPDKVVALTFDDGPHGTLTPRVLDILRANNVKGTFFMQGCNVKAHPQVVQRMVNEGHEVGNHTWNHVYLSKVSREKAESQLQSTNEAIRNACGVVPVVMRPPGGYTNAGVASWARQRFGFTTIMWDVDTNDWRKPGSSVVAARAVNGAKPGSIILVHDIHASTVAAVDAIVKGLKNRGYELVTVSELMRRGRAASGHAPSMSPSPAVPDSAPLSAPVIVTPVTPASVPVETVAGM; via the coding sequence ATGAAGAAACGTTTATTCCTTGCATGCGCCCTGGCGCTTGGGCTGTCCGCCTGTTCCCACCAGGACCAGACTGAGCGGCCGGTCCAGCCCGGCGCCCCGGTAAAGACCTCCTTTTCCCCGGTGACGGCCCCCGGAAAGAAGCCGGACCGCCCCGCCGTGAAACTGCCTGACAAGTCTGTGCCGCCGCCGTCCGTGAGCCCGTCCTACAATGACACCCCCCTTTCCCCCCGCATTCCCGGCGTTACGGTGAACCGCGTGGCCGTGCCGGACAAGGTGGTGGCCCTCACCTTTGATGACGGCCCCCACGGGACGCTGACTCCCAGGGTGCTGGACATCCTCCGCGCCAACAACGTGAAAGGAACCTTCTTCATGCAGGGCTGCAACGTCAAGGCCCACCCGCAGGTGGTCCAGCGCATGGTCAATGAAGGCCATGAAGTGGGCAACCATACGTGGAACCACGTTTACCTGAGCAAGGTTTCCCGTGAAAAGGCGGAATCCCAGCTCCAGAGCACCAATGAAGCCATCCGCAACGCCTGCGGCGTGGTTCCCGTGGTCATGCGCCCCCCCGGCGGTTACACGAACGCCGGCGTGGCCTCCTGGGCGCGCCAGCGCTTCGGCTTCACCACCATCATGTGGGATGTGGATACGAATGACTGGCGCAAGCCCGGCTCCTCCGTGGTGGCCGCCCGCGCCGTAAACGGCGCCAAGCCCGGCTCCATCATCCTGGTGCATGACATCCACGCCTCCACGGTGGCGGCTGTTGACGCCATAGTGAAAGGGCTGAAAAACCGCGGGTACGAACTGGTGACCGTTTCCGAACTCATGCGCCGCGGCCGCGCGGCCTCCGGTCACGCGCCTTCCATGTCTCCTTCCCCGGCTGTTCCGGATTCCGCGCCTCTTTCCGCGCCTGTAATCGTCACTCCCGTGACGCCCGCCTCGGTCCCCGTGGAAACGGTGGCCGGCATGTAA